A single Spirochaetaceae bacterium DNA region contains:
- a CDS encoding CRTAC1 family protein has product MAVAGLLAAAAAGAEVVAVEVAHTPWAAAPACSGRFVRHELPHATLMDGDPPLMFDGNGAGVALADLDGDGLIDIALAGLRAPVTLLWNRGGLRFERVALPAEATRAINALDLDGDGAMDLVVTRSGRRPQWWRGVGERSFAAVPDDADFISWFPIYAMAWADLDGDLDLDLVGASYDAELEKLRMREVYLNFAAGTDTKTPLDGGVFYYENTGARLRSFPLARQAEALAIALLDLDHDGRRDILVGNDYDTPDYVYLNTEFGWRLGQPFVHTTFNTMGYAEGDVDNDGTVELLAADMQPYREGADVDAAWAPLWSGQRPEEGNEVQIVANVLQVRTADGSYVNRAPERGLAATGWTWSVQFGDLDHDGLLDVYAVNGMVGTVFEHLAGAELVEENQALRNTGAGVFVPVPEWGLAATEGGRGMAMADLDLDGDLDLVVNNVAAPSILFENQVCGATAGAHGASVEIDLRWPGSPNPRAIGARLQLATASASYLREVRVAGGYLSSEPARVHFGLPAGSGPLTLTVTWPDGATSTVPGIEPGHLLTIQRPT; this is encoded by the coding sequence GTGGCAGTGGCCGGCCTGCTTGCCGCGGCGGCGGCCGGCGCCGAGGTGGTGGCGGTGGAGGTTGCGCACACGCCGTGGGCGGCCGCGCCGGCGTGCAGCGGACGGTTCGTGCGCCACGAGCTGCCCCACGCCACGCTTATGGACGGCGACCCGCCGCTGATGTTCGACGGCAACGGCGCCGGCGTGGCGCTCGCCGACCTGGACGGCGACGGCCTGATCGACATCGCCCTCGCCGGGTTGCGCGCCCCGGTCACGCTGCTGTGGAACCGCGGCGGGCTGCGCTTCGAGCGCGTCGCGCTGCCGGCGGAGGCCACGCGCGCGATCAACGCGCTCGACCTGGACGGCGACGGCGCCATGGACCTGGTGGTGACCCGCTCCGGCCGGCGCCCGCAGTGGTGGCGCGGGGTGGGCGAGCGCTCGTTCGCGGCGGTGCCCGACGACGCGGACTTCATCAGCTGGTTCCCGATCTACGCAATGGCCTGGGCCGACCTGGACGGCGACCTCGACCTGGACCTGGTGGGGGCGTCGTACGACGCCGAGCTGGAGAAGCTGCGCATGCGGGAGGTGTACCTCAACTTCGCCGCCGGCACCGACACCAAGACGCCGCTCGACGGCGGCGTGTTCTACTACGAGAACACCGGCGCGCGGCTGCGCTCGTTTCCGCTGGCGCGCCAGGCGGAGGCGCTGGCGATCGCGCTGCTCGACCTGGACCACGACGGCCGCCGCGACATCCTGGTCGGCAACGACTACGACACCCCCGACTACGTTTACCTGAATACCGAGTTCGGCTGGCGCCTGGGGCAGCCGTTCGTACACACCACCTTCAACACCATGGGATACGCCGAGGGCGACGTCGACAACGACGGCACGGTCGAGCTGCTGGCGGCGGACATGCAGCCCTACCGCGAGGGCGCCGACGTGGACGCGGCGTGGGCGCCGCTCTGGAGCGGCCAGCGCCCGGAGGAGGGGAACGAGGTGCAGATCGTGGCCAACGTGCTGCAGGTGCGTACCGCGGACGGCAGCTACGTCAACCGGGCGCCGGAGCGCGGGCTGGCCGCCACCGGCTGGACCTGGTCGGTGCAGTTCGGCGACCTGGACCACGACGGCCTGCTCGACGTGTACGCCGTCAACGGCATGGTCGGCACGGTGTTCGAGCACCTGGCCGGCGCCGAGCTGGTGGAAGAGAACCAGGCGCTGCGCAACACCGGCGCGGGGGTCTTCGTGCCGGTCCCGGAGTGGGGGCTGGCCGCCACCGAGGGCGGGCGCGGCATGGCGATGGCCGACCTCGACCTGGACGGCGACCTCGACCTGGTGGTGAACAACGTCGCCGCCCCGTCGATCCTGTTCGAGAACCAGGTGTGCGGCGCCACCGCCGGCGCGCACGGCGCCAGCGTCGAGATCGACCTGCGCTGGCCCGGCTCGCCCAACCCGCGCGCGATCGGCGCCCGGCTGCAGCTCGCCACCGCGTCCGCGTCCTACCTGCGCGAGGTGCGCGTGGCCGGCGGCTACCTGTCGAGCGAGCCGGCCCGCGTGCACTTCGGGCTCCCCGCCGGTTCCGGACCGCTCACGCTCACCGTAACCTGGCCCGACGGCGCCACCTCCACCGTCCCCGGCATCGAGCCCGGCCACCTGCTGACGATCCAGCGTCCCACCTGA
- a CDS encoding ABC transporter substrate-binding protein produces MTIRWLVKALAVCAGFAVITTGAWAAGEGEEGAEAMPEKEMVTDPSSGKQFTAPQYGGTITIAHFAHTLAVDTYSGGPAVTHIAGVVEKLAMMDWAVDRDTWALNCFCGPIEYMRGQLAESWEQTDPVTVTVKLRPDVYWQDKEPVNGRQFVADDVVYNYTRYIGLGDGDASPFIDRLGNMAWDSITAPDDHTVVFKLQEPHAWFLYDLLWHEVTALYAPEVIEAGNVTDWEALVGTGPYMLTDVQEGSSLAWERNPNYWGHDEKYPENQLPYPDALKALVIPEPGTRLAAFRTGQIDLGFSQHGASIRTPGDLEGLLRTNPDMQYGIYNFRSDYLFMINVENPPLDDIRVRRALQLAINLDEINDALYDGQGNATPRSMSAHVWVPPYEEWPEELQFYFKYNPEHAEELLDEAGLPRGADGTRVTIGALIGGVGTLDATYWELVQGYYADIGVELELQPEDGSIYADRMAAVQYDLGMSEGTSQMIEEHLVGRFYGDGTNQWQPNTVDPEYNALIEEMRAATTLDKYAELWGVANLFLLEKQWIITAVEPPQWNIVQPWIQGWNGENMLGRHQYVELYGRLWIDQDLKDHYLN; encoded by the coding sequence ATGACTATTCGATGGCTCGTAAAGGCCCTCGCGGTGTGCGCGGGGTTCGCCGTGATCACGACCGGTGCCTGGGCCGCCGGCGAGGGGGAAGAGGGAGCCGAAGCGATGCCCGAGAAGGAGATGGTCACCGACCCGAGCAGCGGCAAGCAATTCACCGCGCCGCAGTACGGCGGGACGATCACCATCGCACACTTTGCCCACACGTTGGCAGTGGACACCTACAGCGGGGGCCCCGCCGTCACCCACATTGCCGGCGTCGTCGAGAAGCTGGCGATGATGGACTGGGCGGTGGACCGCGACACCTGGGCACTCAACTGCTTCTGCGGTCCGATCGAGTACATGCGCGGCCAGCTTGCGGAGAGCTGGGAGCAAACCGATCCCGTCACCGTAACCGTCAAGTTGCGCCCCGACGTCTACTGGCAAGACAAGGAGCCGGTGAACGGGCGCCAGTTCGTGGCCGACGACGTGGTCTACAACTACACCCGCTACATCGGGCTCGGCGACGGCGATGCTAGCCCGTTTATCGATCGGCTCGGCAACATGGCGTGGGATTCGATCACCGCGCCGGACGATCACACGGTGGTGTTCAAGCTTCAGGAGCCGCACGCGTGGTTCCTGTATGACCTGTTGTGGCACGAGGTCACTGCGCTGTACGCGCCGGAGGTGATCGAGGCAGGCAACGTGACCGATTGGGAGGCTCTGGTGGGGACCGGCCCGTACATGCTGACCGATGTCCAGGAGGGCAGCAGCCTGGCCTGGGAGCGGAACCCGAACTACTGGGGTCACGACGAGAAGTATCCGGAAAATCAGCTTCCCTACCCGGATGCGTTGAAGGCGCTCGTAATACCGGAGCCGGGGACCCGTCTGGCGGCATTCCGTACCGGCCAGATCGACCTCGGGTTCTCCCAGCACGGTGCGTCGATCCGTACCCCGGGCGACCTGGAGGGGCTGCTGCGCACCAATCCCGACATGCAGTACGGGATCTACAACTTCCGCAGTGACTACCTGTTCATGATCAACGTCGAGAACCCGCCCCTGGACGACATTCGGGTGCGGCGGGCGCTGCAGCTCGCGATCAACCTGGATGAGATCAACGACGCGCTCTACGACGGGCAGGGCAACGCCACGCCACGCTCGATGAGTGCGCACGTCTGGGTGCCCCCGTACGAGGAGTGGCCGGAAGAGTTGCAGTTCTACTTCAAGTACAACCCCGAGCACGCGGAGGAGCTGTTGGACGAGGCGGGTCTGCCGCGCGGCGCCGATGGCACCCGGGTGACGATCGGCGCACTGATCGGCGGCGTCGGCACGCTCGACGCCACCTACTGGGAGCTGGTGCAGGGCTATTACGCGGACATCGGCGTCGAACTGGAGCTGCAGCCCGAGGACGGCTCGATCTACGCCGACCGGATGGCGGCGGTCCAATACGACCTCGGCATGTCGGAAGGAACCAGCCAGATGATCGAGGAGCACCTGGTGGGCCGGTTCTACGGCGACGGCACCAACCAATGGCAACCCAATACCGTCGATCCCGAGTACAACGCGCTGATCGAGGAGATGCGCGCGGCCACCACGCTCGACAAGTACGCCGAGCTTTGGGGCGTGGCGAACCTGTTCCTGTTGGAGAAGCAGTGGATCATCACCGCGGTGGAACCGCCGCAGTGGAACATCGTCCAGCCGTGGATCCAGGGCTGGAACGGCGAGAACATGCTCGGCCGCCACCAGTACGTCGAGCTCTACGGGCGCCTCTGGATCGACCAGGATCTCAAGGATCACTACTTGAACTAG
- a CDS encoding ABC transporter permease, with translation MTAYLIRRIFLLVPTVFLVTVLVFLMVRFIPGDVIDMMAERAMRTGGGSFMVDREALEKALGLDKPVHEQYAVWIGNLVFKGTFGMPLTGGSYLIEERIARRLPITAELGILALLIQLAIALPVGVYSAVRQDTGGDYAARTAAVIGLAAPNFWLAMLIIIFPSIWFQWQPPIEHVSFGADPLGNLYFFLFPALILGTAGSAGLMRLTRTMMLEVLRQDYIRTAWAKGLRERVVVVRHAIKNAFIPVATSIGMDLPRLVGGAVIIENVFNIPGLGRLAVDALQLRDYPTISALNLVAALTITGVNLMVDLVYPYLDPRIRYR, from the coding sequence ATGACAGCATACCTGATACGGAGGATTTTCCTCCTTGTCCCCACGGTGTTCCTGGTAACCGTGCTGGTGTTCCTGATGGTGCGGTTCATCCCGGGGGACGTGATCGACATGATGGCGGAGCGGGCGATGCGTACCGGCGGCGGATCCTTCATGGTGGACCGCGAGGCACTCGAGAAGGCGCTGGGACTGGACAAGCCCGTGCACGAGCAGTACGCGGTCTGGATCGGGAACCTTGTCTTCAAGGGTACGTTCGGGATGCCGTTGACCGGCGGCAGCTACCTGATCGAGGAACGGATCGCGCGCCGGCTGCCGATTACCGCCGAGCTGGGCATCCTGGCGCTGCTGATACAGTTGGCCATCGCGCTGCCGGTTGGCGTGTACTCGGCGGTGCGCCAGGACACCGGCGGCGACTACGCCGCCCGCACCGCCGCCGTGATCGGGCTGGCCGCGCCCAATTTCTGGCTGGCGATGCTGATCATCATCTTTCCCTCGATCTGGTTCCAGTGGCAGCCCCCGATCGAGCACGTGTCGTTCGGCGCCGATCCGCTCGGCAACCTGTACTTCTTCCTGTTTCCGGCGCTGATTCTGGGCACGGCCGGGTCGGCCGGCCTGATGCGGCTGACCCGCACCATGATGCTGGAGGTGTTGCGCCAGGATTACATCCGCACCGCGTGGGCGAAGGGACTCAGGGAACGGGTGGTGGTGGTGCGGCACGCGATCAAGAACGCGTTCATTCCGGTCGCCACTTCGATCGGGATGGACCTGCCGCGGCTGGTCGGAGGGGCGGTGATTATCGAGAACGTGTTCAATATTCCGGGCTTGGGGCGCCTCGCCGTCGACGCGCTGCAGTTGCGCGACTATCCGACCATATCCGCGTTGAACCTGGTTGCCGCGCTCACGATTACCGGGGTCAACCTGATGGTGGACCTGGTCTATCCCTATCTCGACCCCCGCATCCGGTACCGGTAG
- a CDS encoding ABC transporter permease: MATSSESAGHNVSNVPARRHPAVLFLRKLARKRLGMGGAVVVLLLILVAVFAEQIAPYHFNERNIGNRLQAPSAEHWLGTDQIGRDVLSRLIVGARLSLLVGLGATLLGVVTSLFLGTLSGFVGGKLDMTIQRFVDAAMTIPDLLVLLTMLTIFGRGLLQFILVIGIWGAIGGSRTIRSAVIAIKENAYFESARAAGSPVSRTLLRHVVPNLMPLVIIGFTGGIGYNILTAAGLSFLGFGLDIGTPDWGSMLSREGRAYMESAWWLAMWPGLLLTIAIFSFNMFGDALRDLLDPRLRGANVR; encoded by the coding sequence ATGGCGACGTCAAGCGAGTCAGCCGGCCACAACGTCTCGAACGTGCCCGCTCGCCGGCACCCGGCCGTGCTGTTTCTGCGCAAGCTGGCCAGGAAGCGTCTCGGGATGGGCGGCGCCGTGGTCGTGCTGCTGCTGATCCTGGTTGCCGTGTTCGCGGAGCAGATCGCACCGTACCACTTCAACGAACGCAACATCGGCAACCGCCTGCAGGCGCCGTCGGCAGAGCACTGGCTCGGCACCGACCAGATCGGGCGCGACGTGCTCAGCCGCCTGATCGTGGGCGCGCGGCTGTCGCTGCTGGTCGGGTTGGGCGCGACGCTGCTGGGGGTGGTCACGTCGCTGTTCCTGGGAACCCTGTCGGGGTTCGTCGGCGGCAAGCTGGACATGACCATTCAGCGCTTCGTGGACGCGGCGATGACCATTCCCGACCTGTTGGTGCTGCTGACCATGCTGACGATCTTCGGGCGCGGCCTGCTGCAGTTCATCCTGGTGATCGGTATCTGGGGCGCCATCGGCGGGTCGCGTACCATCCGCAGCGCCGTCATCGCGATCAAGGAGAACGCCTACTTCGAGTCCGCGCGGGCGGCGGGGTCGCCGGTTTCGCGCACCCTGTTGCGGCACGTGGTTCCGAACCTGATGCCGCTGGTCATCATCGGCTTTACGGGCGGCATCGGCTACAACATCCTTACCGCCGCCGGGCTCAGCTTTCTCGGCTTCGGCCTGGACATCGGCACCCCGGACTGGGGCAGCATGCTGAGCCGTGAGGGCCGCGCGTACATGGAGTCGGCGTGGTGGCTGGCGATGTGGCCCGGCCTGCTGCTGACCATCGCCATCTTCAGCTTCAACATGTTCGGCGACGCGCTGCGCGACCTGCTCGACCCCCGCCTGCGCGGCGCCAACGTGCGCTAA
- a CDS encoding FG-GAP-like repeat-containing protein, which translates to MVAPALRSARFALGTVTGKRRVIGVVLLLALLIPFFALNRLPKLDTVRADLALALAPTAECFQGFCIEREPESTFLQRWWRFSLTYLQLVAAGMVFAFLAGGIAETFLMPAPTTGAGPPRRLLGGRWGRILKGLGMGPVVNLCSACVVPVSSAMHRRGLGIEGSLALVHGSATLNVPSLLMIAVVFSPLLGASRLALGLTAAFLLGPLVLWVARTAAARPAAWAAAAEEAACELPGWDPGGAAGGPERRDGGQHTLARGRPETVAGGAASGSGRPWWNPASHRERRGARLAGRDETSSSGMGERAATQPAGRMHRRANGAGVSPPAAGARPDAWAAAPKDAACELPGWGPHGAPGGPERQEAGQHTFASGRLEIVTGGIASGCAQTVTGGAAGGPTRAAPGAFRNPADSWAAVAVAGVRQWARATGRLVVQMAPLMVVAGFASGAAIQLLQPETVDAYLGDSLSGVLAAATLGVLINVPLLFEIPLVALLLVLGAGAAPSAALLFAAAAGGPITFWGLARTVGRRGIAAYAAGTWAIAVLGGLLVLAVSTQFPALAPLRAALVPEPPPAVKQTPAGPTHARPADAVPLAFRDVSSAAGVTGDVYHSIATHSLGVNWIDVNRDGWPDLFAVRGDAGLAPRLFLNRGDGSFEPRHDLLPALPGVEMSGSVFADYDNDGDDDIYVYTDHPEWSLQGYNAPDGPPNLLLKNLFSEHGGRLPAAGPLFAEVAAAAGVDDLAPAPFGELPAYRTKAASWLDYDRDGCVDLYVGHIVINNEADPANRDRLFHNECDGTFTDATDHALPAAADYRAALVVYGAHLDDDLWPDLYVVNVAGNGANRALHTDQVYRNRDGRFVQVFDDWPWIGDDAQAGMGIAAADVDLNGTWDLYITDLLDATTLERPPGGNVLYLGDASGAWADNKAAGAGVAGTDSWGINFLDADHDGWEDLYVATMVHLNDELLYANNRNGTFTNVAAQAGYDGYDTGASRGSAVADYDGDGDLDIAVVNQHEPHCAEGPPPSCSLQLLRNDTATAGNWLKLRLTGTASNRSAIGALVRVQAGPLRLMRQVTGGSSGHSQNSLVVHFGLGRAEVVDRVEILWPSGARTNWSAQPSDTLIDVVEGRACTDGKRAECVEAPPAPTTAATAAMAGAELSSAPAAGGETGAGAP; encoded by the coding sequence ATGGTGGCGCCGGCGCTGCGGAGCGCGAGATTCGCCCTGGGCACGGTGACCGGCAAGCGGCGCGTCATCGGAGTCGTACTGCTGCTCGCGCTGCTGATTCCGTTCTTTGCGCTCAATCGGCTGCCCAAGCTGGACACCGTGCGCGCCGACCTGGCGCTGGCGCTGGCGCCCACCGCGGAGTGCTTTCAGGGGTTCTGCATCGAGCGCGAGCCCGAGTCCACCTTCCTGCAGCGCTGGTGGCGGTTCTCGCTCACCTACCTGCAACTGGTCGCCGCCGGCATGGTGTTCGCGTTCCTGGCGGGTGGCATCGCCGAGACCTTCCTGATGCCGGCGCCGACAACGGGTGCCGGCCCGCCGCGGCGGCTGCTCGGCGGGCGCTGGGGGCGCATCCTGAAGGGGCTCGGCATGGGCCCGGTGGTGAACCTGTGCTCGGCGTGCGTCGTTCCCGTGTCGAGCGCCATGCACCGGCGCGGGCTCGGCATCGAGGGGTCGCTGGCGCTCGTGCACGGGTCGGCGACCCTCAACGTGCCCTCCCTGCTGATGATCGCGGTGGTGTTCTCGCCGCTGCTCGGCGCCAGCCGGCTCGCGCTCGGGCTGACGGCGGCATTCCTGCTCGGCCCGCTGGTACTGTGGGTGGCGCGCACCGCTGCCGCGCGACCGGCCGCCTGGGCTGCCGCCGCCGAGGAGGCGGCGTGCGAGCTACCGGGGTGGGATCCCGGCGGCGCCGCGGGGGGACCGGAGCGGCGGGACGGTGGCCAGCACACCCTCGCGCGCGGGCGTCCGGAGACCGTCGCCGGCGGTGCCGCATCCGGGTCCGGCCGCCCGTGGTGGAACCCGGCGTCGCACCGAGAGCGGCGAGGCGCCCGCCTGGCAGGGCGCGACGAAACGAGCAGTTCGGGCATGGGTGAGCGAGCCGCAACGCAGCCAGCCGGGAGGATGCATCGCCGCGCGAATGGAGCCGGAGTTTCGCCACCGGCCGCTGGCGCGCGACCGGACGCCTGGGCAGCCGCGCCCAAGGATGCGGCGTGTGAGCTGCCGGGATGGGGGCCGCACGGCGCCCCCGGTGGACCAGAGCGGCAGGAGGCCGGGCAGCACACCTTCGCGAGCGGGCGCCTCGAGATCGTCACTGGCGGCATCGCCTCCGGGTGTGCCCAAACCGTCACCGGCGGCGCGGCTGGCGGCCCAACCCGGGCCGCGCCGGGAGCGTTCCGCAATCCGGCAGACTCCTGGGCCGCGGTCGCCGTGGCCGGCGTGCGGCAGTGGGCGCGGGCAACCGGGCGCCTGGTCGTGCAGATGGCGCCGCTGATGGTGGTGGCCGGCTTCGCCAGCGGGGCGGCAATACAGCTCCTGCAGCCGGAGACGGTCGACGCCTACCTGGGCGACAGCCTCTCGGGGGTGCTGGCGGCGGCTACCCTGGGCGTGCTGATCAACGTGCCGTTGCTGTTCGAGATTCCGCTGGTCGCGCTGCTCCTGGTGCTGGGTGCGGGCGCGGCGCCGAGCGCGGCCCTGCTGTTCGCCGCCGCGGCCGGGGGGCCGATCACCTTCTGGGGGCTGGCGCGGACGGTCGGGCGGCGCGGCATCGCGGCCTACGCCGCCGGCACCTGGGCGATCGCCGTGCTGGGCGGGCTGCTGGTGCTGGCGGTGAGCACGCAGTTCCCGGCCCTGGCGCCGTTGCGGGCGGCGCTGGTGCCGGAGCCGCCGCCCGCCGTGAAGCAGACCCCGGCGGGGCCGACCCACGCCCGACCGGCGGACGCAGTGCCGTTGGCGTTCCGCGACGTCAGCTCCGCCGCCGGGGTAACCGGCGACGTCTACCACTCCATCGCGACCCACAGCCTGGGCGTGAACTGGATCGACGTGAACCGGGACGGCTGGCCCGACCTGTTCGCGGTGCGCGGCGATGCCGGGCTCGCGCCGCGCCTGTTTCTGAACCGCGGCGACGGCAGCTTCGAGCCCCGCCACGACCTACTGCCCGCGTTGCCCGGCGTGGAGATGTCGGGCTCGGTGTTCGCCGACTACGACAACGACGGCGACGACGACATCTACGTGTACACCGACCACCCGGAGTGGAGCCTGCAGGGATACAACGCGCCCGACGGGCCGCCCAACCTGCTGCTCAAGAATCTATTCTCCGAGCACGGCGGCCGCCTGCCCGCCGCCGGGCCGCTGTTCGCGGAGGTGGCCGCGGCCGCCGGAGTGGACGACCTGGCGCCGGCCCCGTTCGGGGAGCTGCCGGCGTACCGCACCAAGGCGGCGAGCTGGCTCGACTACGACCGCGACGGCTGCGTCGACCTGTACGTCGGCCACATCGTGATCAACAACGAGGCCGACCCGGCCAACCGCGACCGCCTGTTTCACAACGAGTGCGACGGCACCTTCACCGATGCCACCGACCACGCGCTGCCCGCGGCCGCCGACTATCGCGCCGCGCTGGTGGTGTACGGCGCCCACCTCGACGACGACCTGTGGCCCGACCTGTACGTCGTGAACGTGGCCGGCAACGGTGCCAACCGGGCGCTGCACACCGACCAGGTCTACCGCAACCGGGACGGCCGCTTCGTGCAGGTGTTCGACGACTGGCCGTGGATCGGCGACGACGCGCAGGCGGGCATGGGCATCGCCGCCGCCGACGTCGACCTGAACGGCACCTGGGACCTGTACATCACCGACCTGCTGGACGCCACCACGCTGGAGCGTCCGCCGGGCGGCAACGTGCTGTACCTGGGCGACGCGTCGGGCGCGTGGGCCGACAACAAGGCGGCCGGCGCCGGCGTGGCGGGCACCGACTCGTGGGGCATCAACTTCCTGGACGCCGACCACGACGGCTGGGAGGACCTCTACGTCGCCACCATGGTGCACCTCAACGACGAGTTGCTGTACGCGAACAATCGCAACGGCACCTTCACCAACGTGGCCGCGCAAGCCGGCTACGACGGCTACGACACTGGCGCCAGCCGCGGCAGCGCGGTGGCCGACTACGACGGCGACGGCGACCTCGACATCGCCGTGGTCAACCAGCATGAGCCGCACTGCGCGGAGGGTCCTCCCCCGTCCTGCTCGCTGCAACTGCTGCGCAACGACACCGCGACCGCGGGCAACTGGCTCAAGCTGCGCCTGACCGGCACCGCCAGCAACCGCAGCGCAATCGGCGCCCTGGTGCGGGTACAGGCAGGGCCCCTCCGGCTGATGCGGCAGGTCACCGGCGGCTCGAGCGGCCACTCCCAGAACAGCCTGGTAGTGCACTTCGGCCTCGGCCGGGCGGAGGTGGTCGACCGGGTGGAGATCCTGTGGCCGTCCGGGGCACGCACGAACTGGAGCGCGCAGCCGTCCGACACGCTGATCGACGTGGTCGAGGGCCGGGCGTGCACGGACGGGAAGCGCGCCGAGTGCGTGGAAGCGCCGCCCGCGCCGACGACTGCGGCGACGGCGGCGATGGCCGGCGCAGAGCTTTCGAGCGCCCCGGCCGCCGGCGGAGAGACCGGCGCCGGCGCCCCGTAA